One Nostoc sp. UHCC 0302 DNA window includes the following coding sequences:
- a CDS encoding PilN domain-containing protein gives MYSLDVNFLKDRPAYQKKPDRKAGITLPAGNLTPVYIGVALGVGLPVLVGIGWLFLQGKIGELETQIAQLDQENKRLDTEIGNINKIKQEITAVKAETQALVTVFDQIRPWSAMLQDLRDRIPPSVQIETVKQLPPVAAAQGQPPSNPAGGLEITGLARSYNDVNDFLLSLQQSRFLKSSESRIITAELVDAPVSVGARQSTTVVIKPPQVVKYTIQSSMSDVPASELVRELEQKGTVGLVARIRSIQQTGAILK, from the coding sequence ATGTATAGTCTAGACGTTAACTTTCTTAAAGACCGCCCAGCATACCAGAAAAAGCCTGACAGAAAGGCAGGAATAACACTTCCTGCGGGAAATTTAACCCCAGTTTACATAGGAGTTGCTCTAGGCGTAGGTCTTCCAGTTTTGGTAGGAATTGGTTGGTTATTTTTGCAAGGAAAAATCGGTGAATTAGAGACACAGATAGCACAATTAGACCAGGAAAACAAGAGATTAGATACAGAAATAGGAAACATTAACAAAATCAAACAAGAGATAACCGCAGTTAAGGCAGAAACACAAGCTTTAGTGACTGTCTTTGACCAGATTCGGCCTTGGTCAGCCATGCTACAGGATTTGCGCGATCGCATTCCACCGTCAGTGCAAATTGAAACCGTCAAACAACTCCCACCCGTTGCAGCAGCGCAAGGGCAACCACCAAGCAATCCTGCTGGAGGATTAGAAATTACTGGATTAGCTCGCTCGTATAACGATGTCAATGATTTCTTGTTGAGTCTCCAACAGTCTCGGTTCTTGAAGTCTTCAGAAAGCAGAATTATTACAGCAGAGTTAGTAGATGCTCCTGTCTCGGTAGGTGCGCGTCAATCTACTACTGTAGTAATTAAGCCACCCCAAGTAGTCAAATACACTATTCAATCAAGTATGAGTGATGTCCCAGCTTCTGAATTAGTTAGGGAGTTAGAACAAAAAGGCACAGTGGGACTAGTGGCTCGGATTCGTAGTATCCAACAAACAGGAGCCATTCTAAAATGA
- a CDS encoding type IV pilus biogenesis protein PilM produces MVKSFNSLFGKSNKGVGIELAPERVNLVQLRKQRQGLKIEAFTSVAVPEGVVTDGQITDPPAMAELIQQALAQSKIKTSRVATALPGRDSIVRLIPVPAELDDKELREMVLNHEAGLYLPYPREEADVDYQKLGYFVDEDGIEKVQVLLVATRKEVTDTYISTFEQAGLQIDVLEINSFALIRTIRDRHLRELGPQEAAVLVDIEFDSTEIAIIVNGVPQFSRTVPIGTYQLQTSLARAMSLPTSRDMEMLHGMVIPPTPVDGGKTGVTGINPGMAAIMRVLGELTDELRRSIDFYLNQSENLEVAQILLAGPGGGLQQLDEFFSQRLSLPTTQIDPIGALSLEVDSEKFPQVQRSGLAIVLGLGMREV; encoded by the coding sequence GTGGTTAAAAGCTTCAATAGTCTGTTTGGCAAATCTAATAAAGGGGTCGGCATTGAACTTGCGCCAGAAAGGGTGAATTTAGTTCAGCTACGCAAGCAGCGACAAGGCTTAAAAATAGAAGCCTTCACATCAGTAGCAGTTCCAGAAGGTGTAGTTACTGATGGTCAAATTACCGATCCGCCAGCAATGGCGGAGTTAATCCAGCAGGCGCTAGCCCAAAGTAAAATCAAAACTTCTCGCGTTGCTACTGCTCTACCAGGGCGGGATTCTATCGTTCGTTTGATACCTGTGCCAGCAGAGTTAGATGACAAAGAACTGCGAGAGATGGTGCTAAACCATGAAGCAGGTTTGTATTTACCCTATCCCCGCGAAGAAGCTGATGTAGATTATCAGAAACTTGGGTACTTCGTAGATGAGGATGGCATTGAAAAAGTACAAGTACTCTTAGTTGCCACCCGCAAGGAGGTGACGGATACATATATAAGTACATTCGAGCAGGCAGGATTGCAAATTGATGTTTTAGAAATTAACAGTTTTGCTCTGATTCGGACTATTCGCGATCGCCATTTGCGAGAATTAGGGCCGCAAGAAGCAGCAGTGCTAGTTGATATAGAGTTTGACAGCACAGAAATAGCCATCATTGTTAACGGAGTTCCACAATTTTCGCGTACCGTGCCTATTGGTACGTATCAATTGCAAACGTCCTTAGCAAGGGCAATGAGTTTACCCACGTCACGAGATATGGAAATGTTGCACGGAATGGTTATTCCCCCAACTCCCGTAGACGGTGGAAAAACAGGGGTTACAGGAATCAATCCTGGTATGGCAGCAATTATGAGAGTGTTGGGAGAATTGACAGATGAGCTACGCCGTTCTATCGATTTTTATCTCAATCAAAGTGAAAATTTGGAAGTAGCGCAGATTCTACTTGCTGGGCCAGGAGGCGGACTTCAACAGCTAGATGAGTTCTTTAGCCAGCGACTGAGCTTACCAACCACCCAAATAGATCCTATTGGAGCTTTGTCTTTAGAAGTTGACAGCGAAAAATTTCCACAAGTGCAACGCTCTGGTTTAGCGATCGTACTCGGTCTAGGAATGCGGGAGGTGTAA